GGGTACCGGTGTCCGGACTGTCATGGGACTGTCATGAGACTGCCATAAAGTGTCCCTACCATGGGGGCATCGTCAGAGCCGTCGCCGCGTGACCCCTGCGCAGTGGTTCCGGAGGCCCTCACAAGCCATGCGCGGTATGAGGCTGTGCGGTCCGGGCTCTTGCAGCCATGTCCGGATCGGCGCGGTGATCCTGCCCGCGCACTCCAGGAACATGCCGGTTCGTATCGGTTCTTAGAGAGGAGGAGTGTTCCGTGATGATCAAAAAAGCCCTCGTGATGGGCGCCGTGGCACTGACATTGGCGTACAATCCCGCCGTCTTTGCCCGCGACTACATCACCATCGTCGGCTCATCGACTGTGTACCCGTTTACCACGACCGTCGCCGAGCGCTTCGGCAAGGGCGGTAAATTCAAGACCCCGAAGATCGAGTCCACGGGCACCGGGGGCGGGATCAAGCTCTTTTGCGCCGGTGTAGGGGTCAACCACCTTGATATCGCCAACGCCTCGCGACGGATCAAGGATTCCGAGGTCGAGGCCTGCGAGCAAAACGGCGTCAAGGACATCCTGGAGGTTAAGATCGGTTACGATGGGATCGCCATCGCTAACTCCAAGGCCGCGCCCCCGTACAGCCTGAGCCTCAAGGAGGTCTACCTTGCGCTCTCCAAGGAGGTCCCGGATCCCAAGGGCGGGGAAGCGTTGGTCCCGAACCCATACAAGACCTGGCGTGCCGTCAATCCTGAGCTGCCGGACAAAAAGACAGAGGTCTTAGGCCCGCCGCCCACCTCCGGCACGCGCGACGCCTTCGCCGAGCTGGCGATGGAAGGCGGTTGCAAAGAGTTCGATTGGATCAAGTCGCTCAAGGCAGCGGCCGCGATCCCGCACTGAAGCTGCCATCGCTTTGGGCGGTGACCGTGAGGGACTCGCCGGTGCGGGGATTGGTGATCGTGACCTGGGCGTAGGGCTCGACACTGCCCGGAGCCTAGTGTTATTTACGAGGAGCTTGCTATGAACACGAATATAACGAAGGTTTTTACACGTTTAGGCGCCATGGCGCTTGTTGCCGGTGCGCTGTGCGCGACCGCGGCTCGGGCCGAGCCGGTGATCCAGATCGATGGCTCCAGCACGGTTTACCCCGTCACGGAAGCCGTCGCAGAGGAATTCCAGAAGGCCAAAAAGGGAGCGATCAAGGTGACAGTCGGCATCTCGGGCACCGGGGGCGGATTCAAGAAGTTCTGCCGCGGTGAGACCGATATCTCCGACGCCTCCCGCCCTATCCTCAAGGAGGAAATGGATGCTTGTGCCCAGAACGATATCAAATACATCGAGCTGCCGGTGGCCTTCGATGCCCTGACGGTCATCGTCAATCCGAAGAATGATTGGGTTGACTATCTCACCGTGGCCGAGCTTAAGAAAGCCTGGGAGCCCGAGGCGCAGGGCAAGGTCCAGAACTGGAAAGAGATCCGCCCTGGCTTCCCGGATGCGCCGCTTGCGCTCTTTGGCGCGGGGGCCGACTCCGGGACGTTTGACTACTTTACCGAAGCTGTCGTCGGCAAGGCCAAGTCGAGCCGTGGTGACTACACTGCCAGCGAGGACGACAACGTCCTGGTCCAGGGCGTCTCGCGCGAGCAAAACGCGCTCGGGTTTTTTGGCCTCGCCTATTATGTGGAGAACGCGGATAAATTGAAGGCGGTGCCGATCAAGCCCGAGGAGGGCAAGCCGGCCGTGTTGCCGTCGATCGAGACGGTCAATAACGGCACCT
This window of the Pseudomonadota bacterium genome carries:
- a CDS encoding PstS family phosphate ABC transporter substrate-binding protein, translated to MALVAGALCATAARAEPVIQIDGSSTVYPVTEAVAEEFQKAKKGAIKVTVGISGTGGGFKKFCRGETDISDASRPILKEEMDACAQNDIKYIELPVAFDALTVIVNPKNDWVDYLTVAELKKAWEPEAQGKVQNWKEIRPGFPDAPLALFGAGADSGTFDYFTEAVVGKAKSSRGDYTASEDDNVLVQGVSREQNALGFFGLAYYVENADKLKAVPIKPEEGKPAVLPSIETVNNGTYQPLSRPIFIYVNDKSAKKPEVKEFVEFYLKNGGELSKEVGYVNLPDKAYTLALENFQKQKLGTGFGGVSEVGVLVEDLLTREATLTAGQ